The Sphingobium sp. BYY-5 genome contains a region encoding:
- a CDS encoding Do family serine endopeptidase gives MRYAYAITGALLLGGTAIAVTTSSNVGAQIAQNEGLQAAAPTGAPASLADMVEKLQPAVVNISTKQRVQVQNPFAGTPFGDLFGQGSGQPQTRQAQSLGSGFIISADGYIVTNNHVVSAGAEGATVDSITVTLTNKEEYPAKLIGRDPATDLAVLKIEAKKPLPFVKFGDSTKARVGDWVIAIGNPFALSGTVTAGIISAVHRGTGGTYDKFIQTDASINQGNSGGPMFDMRGNVIGINSQILSPSGGNVGIGFAIPSEQAAPIVDTLRKGQSIKRGYLGVQISPLGEDMADSLGLAKNRGEFVQSVEPGKGADKAGIKAGDVIVSVAGQEVTADQNLSSIIASQSIGARVPITLMRNGQRQTVTAIVGERPSEDELNSFAPQQDEDFSQQDSNPGKATQQSLGISAIPLTPGIIRQLGVSADTRGIVITAVDGSTDAGAKGLRRGDVIITANNRPVANQAELDAQVKAVAGQGRNAILLQVLRRGQQPIFLPVRLRDK, from the coding sequence GTGCGTTACGCTTATGCCATTACCGGCGCCCTGCTGCTGGGCGGTACCGCCATCGCCGTCACCACCAGTTCCAATGTCGGCGCGCAGATCGCGCAGAATGAAGGCTTGCAGGCGGCGGCCCCGACCGGCGCTCCCGCAAGCCTGGCCGACATGGTCGAAAAACTGCAACCCGCGGTCGTGAATATCTCGACCAAGCAGCGGGTTCAGGTGCAAAACCCCTTCGCCGGCACGCCCTTTGGCGACCTGTTCGGCCAGGGCAGCGGCCAGCCGCAGACGCGCCAGGCGCAGTCGCTGGGGTCGGGCTTCATCATTTCGGCCGACGGCTACATCGTCACCAACAACCATGTGGTGTCGGCTGGCGCGGAAGGCGCCACGGTGGATTCGATCACCGTGACCCTCACCAACAAGGAAGAATATCCCGCCAAGCTGATCGGCCGCGATCCGGCCACCGACCTGGCGGTGCTGAAGATCGAGGCGAAGAAGCCCCTGCCCTTCGTCAAGTTCGGCGACAGCACCAAGGCGCGCGTGGGCGACTGGGTGATCGCGATCGGCAACCCCTTCGCCTTGTCGGGCACCGTGACGGCGGGCATCATCTCCGCCGTGCATCGCGGCACCGGCGGCACCTATGACAAGTTCATCCAGACCGACGCATCGATCAACCAGGGCAATAGCGGCGGCCCGATGTTCGACATGCGCGGCAATGTGATCGGCATCAACAGCCAGATCCTCTCGCCTTCGGGCGGCAATGTCGGCATCGGCTTCGCCATTCCGTCGGAACAGGCGGCGCCGATCGTCGATACGCTGCGCAAGGGTCAGAGCATCAAGCGCGGCTATCTGGGCGTCCAGATCAGCCCGCTGGGCGAAGACATGGCCGATTCGCTGGGCCTTGCCAAGAATCGCGGCGAGTTCGTCCAGAGCGTCGAACCGGGCAAGGGCGCGGACAAGGCCGGCATCAAGGCAGGCGACGTGATCGTCAGCGTCGCTGGCCAGGAAGTGACCGCCGACCAGAATCTGTCGTCGATCATCGCCAGCCAGTCGATCGGCGCGCGCGTGCCGATCACCCTCATGCGCAATGGCCAGCGCCAGACGGTGACGGCGATCGTCGGCGAACGTCCGTCGGAAGATGAGCTGAACAGCTTCGCCCCGCAACAGGATGAGGATTTCAGCCAGCAGGATTCGAACCCCGGCAAGGCGACCCAACAGTCGCTCGGCATTTCGGCGATCCCGCTGACGCCCGGCATCATCCGCCAGTTGGGCGTTTCGGCCGACACGCGCGGCATCGTCATCACCGCCGTCGACGGTTCCACCGATGCGGGCGCCAAGGGCCTGCGTCGTGGCGACGTCATCATCACCGCCAACAACCGCCCGGTCGCCAACCAGGCGGAGCTGGACGCGCAGGTGAAGGCGGTGGCCGGACAGGGCCGCAACGCCATCTTGCTGCAGGTGCTGCGCCGTGGCCAGCAACCGATCTTCCTGCCGGTGCGCCTGCGGGACAAATAA
- a CDS encoding protease modulator HflC: MMTLLRHPVALALIALLALIILGSTIAIVPETKQGVIVRFGDPKEIINRYQANENFGHTGAGIIWRWPFIDQIVWIDKRVLSVEMERQQVLSTDQLRLQVDAFARYRIVDPLRMYIAAGNEDRVSDALRPILGSALRNELGKRPFAALLSPERGQVMQNIETGLNRVARQYGAEIVDVRIKRADLPDGTPLESAFTRMRTAREQEALTIRAQGAKQAQIIRAEADANAARIYAESYGKDPQFYDFYRAMQSYRYTFAPDRTGQTNIILSPDNEFLRQFQGRR, encoded by the coding sequence GTGATGACCCTGTTGCGCCATCCCGTAGCCCTCGCCCTGATCGCGCTGCTCGCCCTCATCATCCTGGGCAGCACCATTGCAATCGTGCCGGAAACCAAGCAGGGCGTGATCGTCCGCTTCGGCGATCCCAAGGAAATCATCAACCGCTATCAGGCCAATGAAAATTTCGGCCATACCGGCGCGGGGATAATCTGGCGCTGGCCGTTCATCGACCAGATCGTCTGGATCGACAAGCGCGTGCTGTCGGTGGAAATGGAGCGGCAGCAAGTGCTCTCGACCGACCAGCTCCGCTTGCAGGTCGACGCCTTCGCCCGTTATCGCATCGTCGATCCGCTGCGCATGTATATTGCTGCGGGCAATGAGGATCGCGTGTCCGACGCGCTGCGCCCGATCCTGGGTTCGGCGCTCCGCAACGAACTGGGCAAGCGGCCCTTCGCCGCGCTGCTCAGCCCGGAGCGGGGGCAGGTGATGCAGAATATCGAGACGGGACTCAATCGCGTCGCCCGTCAATATGGCGCTGAGATCGTCGACGTGCGGATCAAGCGCGCCGACCTGCCCGACGGCACGCCGCTGGAAAGCGCCTTCACCCGGATGCGCACCGCGCGCGAACAGGAAGCGCTGACCATCCGCGCGCAAGGCGCCAAGCAGGCGCAGATCATCCGCGCCGAGGCCGACGCCAACGCCGCGCGCATCTACGCCGAAAGCTATGGCAAGGACCCGCAATTCTATGATTTCTACCGGGCCATGCAGAGCTATCGCTACACGTTCGCGCCCGACCGGACCGGGCAGACCAACATCATCCTGTCGCCGGATAATGAGTTCTTGCGGCAATTTCAGGGGCGACGTTAA
- the hflK gene encoding FtsH protease activity modulator HflK: protein MRRIFGWMPAIAAMVQGPWGGKNDGPDGDGQKGGGDGGPRNPWTQPGKPSGGQKGPSAIEELLRRGRESFGQGGGGQGGGFGGLPPRASGKALWPIAIGILVVLWLVLTSFHRVGPQERGVVTLLGKYSRTLSPGISLTLPAPFEAVSTVDVEEIRTIDVGSVSAESENLVLTGDQNIIDLAYSVRWNIRNPELYLFQLSDPDATVREVAESAMRSVLASVSLDDALGAGRSSIEQQVEQRMQEILDGYKSGIRIQGVAIKQADPPTAVNDAFKAVSAAQQTAQTYLNEARAAAQQVTAKAQGEAAAFDKVYEQYRLAPEVTRRRMYYETMEGVLSNVDKTIVEGSNVTPYLPLPELKRRAQQAAPAEAATANSTGGQ from the coding sequence ATGAGAAGAATATTCGGGTGGATGCCCGCGATCGCAGCGATGGTCCAAGGCCCCTGGGGCGGCAAGAATGACGGACCGGACGGGGACGGACAGAAGGGCGGCGGCGACGGCGGCCCGCGCAATCCGTGGACCCAGCCGGGCAAGCCATCCGGCGGACAGAAAGGCCCGTCCGCGATCGAGGAATTGCTGCGCCGGGGCCGCGAAAGCTTCGGCCAGGGCGGTGGCGGTCAGGGCGGCGGCTTTGGCGGCCTGCCCCCGCGCGCATCCGGCAAGGCGCTGTGGCCCATCGCCATCGGCATATTGGTGGTGCTGTGGCTGGTGCTGACCAGTTTCCACCGCGTCGGCCCGCAGGAACGCGGCGTCGTCACCCTGCTCGGCAAATATAGCCGCACGCTTTCTCCCGGCATCAGCCTGACCTTGCCCGCCCCGTTTGAGGCAGTGTCCACGGTCGATGTCGAGGAAATCCGCACCATCGACGTCGGGTCGGTGAGCGCGGAGAGTGAGAATCTGGTGCTGACCGGCGATCAGAATATCATCGACCTCGCTTATTCGGTGCGCTGGAACATCCGCAATCCGGAACTCTATCTGTTTCAGCTTTCTGACCCGGACGCGACGGTGCGCGAAGTGGCGGAAAGCGCGATGCGATCCGTCCTGGCCAGCGTGAGCCTGGACGATGCGCTGGGCGCGGGCCGCAGCAGCATCGAACAGCAGGTCGAGCAACGGATGCAGGAGATATTGGACGGCTACAAATCGGGTATCCGCATCCAGGGCGTCGCGATCAAGCAGGCCGATCCGCCGACAGCGGTCAATGACGCCTTCAAGGCAGTGTCCGCCGCACAGCAAACGGCGCAGACCTATCTGAACGAGGCCCGCGCCGCCGCCCAGCAGGTGACGGCCAAGGCGCAGGGCGAGGCCGCCGCCTTCGACAAGGTCTATGAACAATATCGGCTTGCGCCCGAAGTGACCCGGCGGCGCATGTATTATGAAACCATGGAGGGTGTTCTGTCGAACGTCGACAAGACCATCGTCGAAGGAAGCAATGTGACGCCCTATCTGCCCTTGCCCGAACTGAAGAGGCGGGCGCAGCAGGCGGCGCCCGCCGAAGCCGCAACCGCGAACAGCACGGGAGGCCAGTGA
- a CDS encoding Mrp/NBP35 family ATP-binding protein, with product MTDLADFTARLNALTDGRASAPRVKDGVMTLALDVGGLSPDQRDGLAAAIREGGLTVPGVTDVRIAQTAERTLTESKPLRIIAVASGKGGVGKSTLSANLAVALARLGLKVGLVDADIYGPSQARLMGSEDQKPVARDKKLMPVTGAAGIPMLSMAHLVEPGKALAWRGPMAGNALSQLIDAEWGDAELLVVDMPPGTGDIQLSMVQKHKPAGAVIVSTPQDLALIDATRAVSLFNQAGVPMVGLVENMAGYACPHCGEISDPFGQGGAESTAGDLSMPFLGRIPLAIDIRRRSDAGDPPAAGEGPHADAFRAIAEKVADWLKRAA from the coding sequence ATGACCGATCTTGCCGATTTTACCGCCCGTCTGAATGCCCTGACCGACGGCCGCGCCAGCGCCCCGCGCGTCAAGGACGGGGTGATGACGCTAGCGCTCGACGTCGGCGGACTCTCCCCTGATCAGCGCGATGGCCTTGCTGCCGCGATCCGCGAAGGCGGCCTGACCGTGCCTGGCGTCACCGACGTTCGTATCGCCCAAACGGCGGAGCGAACGCTGACGGAGAGCAAGCCCCTTCGGATCATCGCCGTCGCCTCGGGCAAGGGCGGGGTGGGCAAATCGACCCTGTCGGCCAATCTTGCCGTCGCGCTGGCGCGGTTGGGCCTGAAGGTCGGATTGGTCGACGCCGATATCTACGGACCGTCGCAGGCGCGGCTGATGGGCAGCGAGGATCAGAAGCCGGTCGCGCGGGATAAGAAGCTGATGCCCGTTACCGGTGCGGCGGGCATTCCCATGCTGTCGATGGCGCATCTGGTCGAACCCGGCAAGGCGCTGGCCTGGCGCGGGCCGATGGCGGGCAATGCGTTGTCGCAACTGATCGATGCCGAATGGGGCGACGCCGAACTGCTGGTGGTCGACATGCCGCCGGGCACCGGCGACATTCAGCTTTCCATGGTGCAGAAGCATAAGCCCGCCGGCGCGGTGATCGTCTCGACGCCGCAGGATCTGGCGCTGATCGACGCCACCCGCGCGGTCAGCCTGTTCAATCAGGCGGGCGTGCCGATGGTGGGCCTGGTCGAAAATATGGCCGGTTATGCCTGCCCCCATTGCGGTGAAATCTCCGATCCTTTCGGGCAGGGCGGGGCGGAAAGCACGGCGGGCGACCTGTCCATGCCCTTCCTCGGCCGTATCCCGCTGGCGATCGACATTCGTCGCCGCTCCGACGCGGGCGATCCCCCGGCGGCGGGCGAAGGCCCCCATGCCGACGCTTTCCGCGCGATCGCGGAAAAGGTGGCGGACTGGCTCAAGCGGGCGGCTTGA
- a CDS encoding GNAT family N-acetyltransferase, with protein MFDIRPDDLTDPQTRALLALHLSGMLSNSPPDAVFALDLSGLQSPDIQVWTAWDGEEIAGVGALRMLSADQGEIKSMRTHPDHLRRGAAAVLLRHIIAQARQRGMGRLSLETGSGPAFNPALTLYRAHGFTDGDAFGDYTKSAFNQFLHLDL; from the coding sequence ATGTTCGACATTCGCCCCGACGACCTGACCGATCCGCAAACCCGCGCGCTACTGGCGTTGCACCTGTCCGGCATGTTGTCCAACAGCCCGCCGGACGCCGTGTTCGCGCTCGACCTGTCCGGCCTGCAATCGCCGGACATCCAGGTCTGGACCGCCTGGGATGGCGAGGAGATCGCCGGGGTCGGCGCGCTGCGGATGCTGAGCGCGGACCAGGGCGAGATCAAGTCGATGCGCACCCATCCCGACCATCTGCGGCGCGGCGCGGCGGCGGTGTTGCTGCGCCACATCATCGCGCAGGCGCGTCAGCGGGGAATGGGACGGCTAAGCCTGGAGACCGGCAGCGGCCCCGCCTTCAACCCGGCGCTGACGCTCTACCGGGCGCATGGATTCACCGACGGCGATGCGTTCGGCGATTATACCAAGAGCGCCTTCAACCAGTTCCTGCATCTGGACCTGTAA
- a CDS encoding CoA-binding protein — translation MPLAASQDIATLLRETRTIALVGISDRPDRPSYGVMRFLQDHGYRVLPVNPQIAGEHVHGEFIWGRLSDIGVPIDLVDIFRRSEAAGEAVDDAIAIGAKAVWMQLGVVNEAAAARAEAAGLKVVMDRCPAIEIPRLGLAPIVAE, via the coding sequence ATGCCGCTCGCCGCCTCGCAAGACATTGCAACCCTGCTTCGGGAAACCCGCACCATCGCGCTGGTCGGTATTTCCGACCGTCCGGACCGCCCTAGCTATGGCGTGATGCGCTTTCTGCAGGATCATGGCTATCGCGTCCTGCCGGTCAATCCGCAGATCGCGGGCGAGCATGTCCATGGCGAATTTATCTGGGGCCGCCTGTCCGATATCGGCGTGCCGATCGATCTGGTCGACATCTTCCGCCGCAGCGAAGCGGCGGGTGAGGCGGTGGATGATGCCATCGCCATCGGCGCCAAGGCTGTCTGGATGCAACTTGGCGTCGTTAACGAAGCCGCTGCCGCCCGCGCCGAAGCGGCGGGATTGAAGGTCGTGATGGACCGCTGCCCGGCGATCGAAATCCCCCGGCTCGGCCTCGCGCCGATCGTCGCCGAATAG
- a CDS encoding molybdopterin cofactor-binding domain-containing protein: MARLPRKQSDRNRGISRRTLLVGGGAGAGLLIAWGVWPRSYKPNLNAGPDETIVNAFLKIDRSGQVIVVVPQTEMGQGVTTILPQILADELGADWRTVAVQSAPVSPLYANTLLARQWLASDWTRLLGGAGDWAIGQYATRSALMLTGGGTSVPMFHDAYRDAGAAARILLCKAAGARWNIPWESCDIQEGIISDGGDRRMKIGDAVRDSVNFDLPDILPLRQGQDGRLTGQDLPRLDTPSKIDGSHNFAADIRLPDMVYASIRQGPIGDAVLAGLDERSASGVTGFLKLVRRERWIAAVASNWWAANKVLDLADPVFTLRGRMVSSDSIGEALENAFAGSAGRRLYSQGDLAPVFEGATILASEYQVEAGLHLALEPMGATARLTDSGAEVWMATQAPGLARAAIADALGLSTDAVTLYPLHAGGSFGRRMDWEAGVQAALIAREMGRPVQLTWSRLEDVIQDRPSPPAHARMAARLGRNGTVQGWLAKVATPCAMTQSWARIAEGKLPYEAAEGAADKATRLAVAGMAPLYAIPNWAVDHYPTDVGLPVGFTRSNAHLHSAFFTESFIDELAHLAKMEATSFRIQMLGGNPRLAHCLSTAAAMGGWQGGIPGSGQGIATHMMDGAYAAVMVEAAMRGDKLSVNRIIAAVDVGDQVNPDIARQQVESGLVYGLAYAMGASVPYERGFPTRAILGRMNLPRLADVGEVTVELIRSTAAPTGVSDLAAPLMAPAIANALYTWTGQRLRSLPLVGSA, from the coding sequence ATGGCGCGCTTACCGCGGAAGCAATCAGACAGGAACAGGGGCATCAGCCGGCGTACCCTGCTGGTCGGTGGCGGCGCGGGCGCGGGGCTGCTGATCGCCTGGGGTGTCTGGCCGCGCAGCTATAAGCCCAATCTCAACGCCGGGCCGGACGAAACGATCGTCAACGCCTTCCTCAAGATCGACCGGTCGGGGCAGGTCATCGTCGTCGTGCCGCAGACCGAGATGGGGCAGGGCGTCACCACCATATTGCCGCAGATTTTGGCGGACGAACTCGGCGCCGACTGGCGCACCGTCGCGGTGCAGAGCGCGCCGGTCAGCCCGCTCTACGCCAACACGCTGCTGGCGCGCCAATGGCTGGCGAGTGACTGGACAAGGCTGCTGGGCGGTGCGGGCGATTGGGCGATCGGCCAATATGCGACCCGCAGCGCGCTGATGCTGACGGGTGGGGGCACATCTGTCCCCATGTTCCACGACGCCTATCGCGATGCAGGCGCGGCCGCGCGCATCCTGTTGTGCAAGGCGGCGGGCGCGCGCTGGAATATCCCCTGGGAAAGCTGCGACATTCAGGAAGGGATCATCTCCGACGGGGGCGATCGCCGGATGAAGATCGGCGATGCGGTCAGGGACAGTGTGAACTTCGACCTGCCCGACATATTGCCGCTGCGTCAGGGGCAGGACGGCCGCCTGACCGGGCAGGATCTGCCCCGGCTCGATACGCCGTCCAAGATCGATGGCAGCCATAATTTCGCCGCCGACATCCGTCTGCCCGACATGGTTTATGCCTCGATCCGGCAGGGGCCGATCGGCGATGCGGTCCTCGCCGGGCTGGATGAGCGGTCAGCCAGCGGCGTTACCGGTTTCCTGAAGCTGGTGCGGCGCGAACGCTGGATCGCGGCGGTGGCGAGCAACTGGTGGGCGGCGAACAAGGTGCTGGACCTGGCCGACCCCGTCTTCACCCTGCGCGGCAGGATGGTCAGCAGCGATAGTATCGGCGAGGCGCTGGAAAATGCCTTTGCCGGTTCCGCTGGACGCCGCCTCTATTCCCAGGGCGATCTGGCGCCGGTGTTCGAAGGGGCGACCATCCTCGCCAGCGAATATCAGGTTGAGGCTGGTCTCCACCTGGCGCTGGAACCGATGGGCGCCACGGCCCGCCTCACGGACAGCGGCGCGGAAGTGTGGATGGCGACGCAGGCGCCCGGCCTTGCCCGCGCCGCCATCGCCGATGCGCTGGGCCTGTCGACAGACGCCGTGACGCTCTATCCGCTCCATGCCGGTGGCTCCTTCGGCCGCAGAATGGATTGGGAGGCGGGTGTGCAGGCGGCGCTTATCGCACGCGAAATGGGCCGCCCGGTGCAACTAACATGGTCGCGGCTGGAGGATGTGATCCAGGACCGTCCCAGTCCGCCCGCCCACGCGCGCATGGCCGCCAGGCTGGGCCGCAACGGCACGGTCCAGGGCTGGCTGGCCAAGGTCGCGACACCCTGCGCCATGACGCAGAGCTGGGCGCGCATCGCCGAGGGCAAGCTGCCCTATGAGGCTGCGGAGGGGGCGGCGGACAAGGCGACCCGGCTGGCCGTCGCCGGCATGGCGCCGCTCTATGCCATCCCCAATTGGGCGGTGGACCATTATCCGACCGACGTCGGCCTGCCGGTCGGTTTCACGCGGAGCAACGCTCATCTCCACAGCGCCTTTTTCACCGAAAGTTTCATCGACGAACTGGCGCATCTAGCGAAGATGGAGGCCACGTCCTTCCGCATCCAGATGTTGGGTGGCAATCCGCGCCTTGCCCATTGCCTTTCCACGGCGGCGGCGATGGGCGGTTGGCAGGGCGGCATTCCCGGAAGCGGGCAGGGTATCGCCACGCACATGATGGACGGCGCCTACGCCGCCGTCATGGTGGAGGCGGCGATGCGCGGCGACAAGCTGAGCGTCAATCGCATCATCGCGGCCGTCGATGTCGGCGACCAGGTCAATCCCGACATTGCCCGCCAGCAGGTCGAAAGCGGGCTGGTCTATGGCCTTGCCTATGCGATGGGCGCGTCCGTCCCCTATGAACGCGGCTTTCCGACCCGCGCTATCCTGGGCCGGATGAACCTGCCGCGTCTGGCGGATGTCGGCGAAGTGACGGTCGAACTGATCCGCAGCACCGCCGCCCCCACCGGCGTCAGCGATCTCGCTGCGCCGCTGATGGCGCCCGCCATCGCCAATGCCCTTTACACCTGGACGGGTCAGCGGCTGCGGAGCCTGCCACTTGTGGGAAGCGCATGA
- the hemH gene encoding ferrochelatase: protein MTRPVDHPAVAMPKVGILLMNLGTPDAPDVRSVRRYLAEFLSDPRVVEIPKLIWQPILRGVILTTRPKKSAHAYRQVWTDQGSPLAVHTRATARALQQAMGDAVTVDWAMRYGNPAIASRLAAMKAQGCDRILLAPLYPQYSAATTATANDAAFAAMKAMRWQPAIRTLPPYHDDPAYIGALQAVIEAHLAALDFRPDALLASFHGMPERTLRLGDPYHCQSVKTVRLLREALSLPVHMSFQSRFGRAKWLEPETEATLANLVQEDVRNIAVVTPGFAADCLETLEEIALRAKEVFLTHGGENFAYLPCLNASAEAITLYQRLISRELAGWMD, encoded by the coding sequence ATGACCCGGCCCGTCGATCATCCCGCCGTTGCGATGCCCAAGGTCGGCATATTGCTGATGAACCTCGGCACGCCGGACGCGCCGGACGTCAGGTCGGTGCGGCGCTATCTGGCCGAGTTCCTGTCCGACCCCCGCGTCGTGGAAATCCCCAAGCTCATCTGGCAGCCGATCCTGCGCGGCGTCATTCTCACCACCCGGCCGAAGAAGTCCGCCCACGCCTATCGACAGGTGTGGACCGACCAAGGCTCCCCGCTCGCCGTCCACACCCGCGCCACGGCGCGGGCGCTGCAACAGGCGATGGGCGATGCGGTGACGGTCGACTGGGCGATGCGCTACGGCAATCCCGCCATTGCGAGCAGGCTTGCCGCGATGAAGGCGCAAGGGTGCGATCGCATCCTGCTGGCGCCGCTCTATCCGCAATATAGCGCCGCGACGACCGCCACCGCCAACGACGCCGCCTTCGCCGCGATGAAGGCGATGCGCTGGCAACCCGCGATAAGGACGTTGCCGCCTTATCATGACGACCCGGCCTATATCGGTGCGTTGCAGGCGGTGATCGAAGCGCATCTGGCGGCGCTGGATTTCCGGCCCGACGCCTTGCTCGCCAGTTTCCACGGTATGCCCGAACGCACGCTGCGCCTGGGCGATCCCTATCATTGCCAGTCGGTGAAGACTGTTCGCCTGCTGCGCGAGGCGTTGTCGCTGCCCGTCCATATGAGCTTCCAGTCCCGTTTCGGCCGCGCCAAATGGCTCGAACCGGAAACCGAGGCGACGCTCGCCAATTTGGTACAGGAAGATGTCCGCAATATTGCTGTCGTAACACCCGGATTCGCGGCGGATTGCCTTGAAACCCTAGAGGAAATCGCCCTGCGCGCAAAAGAGGTTTTTTTGACCCATGGTGGTGAAAATTTTGCCTATTTGCCCTGTCTAAACGCATCGGCGGAAGCTATCACTCTCTATCAGAGGCTTATAAGCCGCGAGCTTGCGGGTTGGATGGACTGA
- the phbB gene encoding acetoacetyl-CoA reductase, whose product MSRVAIVTGGTRGIGEAISLALKELGYTVAANYAGNAEKAKAFTDKTGIPAFKWDVGDHQACLDGCAAVAEALGPIDIVVNNAGITRDGVLAKMSFDDWNEVMRINLGGCFNMAKATFGGMRERGWGRIVNIGSINGQAGQYGQVNYAAAKSGIHGFTKALAQEGAKAGITVNAIAPGYIDTDMVAAVPAPVLEKIVAKIPVGRLGQAHEIARGVAFFCSDEGGFVTGSTLSINGGQHMY is encoded by the coding sequence ATGTCGAGAGTGGCGATCGTGACGGGCGGGACGCGGGGCATCGGTGAAGCGATCAGTCTGGCGCTCAAGGAACTGGGCTATACCGTCGCCGCCAACTATGCCGGCAATGCGGAAAAGGCGAAGGCCTTCACCGACAAGACGGGAATCCCTGCGTTCAAATGGGATGTGGGCGATCATCAGGCTTGCCTTGACGGCTGCGCCGCCGTGGCCGAAGCGCTTGGTCCCATCGATATCGTCGTCAACAATGCCGGCATCACCCGCGACGGCGTGCTGGCCAAGATGAGCTTCGATGACTGGAACGAAGTGATGCGGATCAACCTGGGTGGTTGTTTCAACATGGCCAAGGCAACCTTTGGCGGGATGCGGGAGCGCGGCTGGGGCCGCATCGTCAATATCGGATCGATCAACGGCCAGGCCGGCCAATATGGCCAGGTGAACTATGCCGCCGCCAAATCGGGCATCCATGGCTTCACCAAGGCGCTGGCGCAGGAAGGGGCGAAGGCGGGCATTACCGTCAACGCGATCGCGCCGGGCTATATCGACACCGACATGGTCGCCGCCGTGCCAGCGCCGGTGCTGGAGAAGATCGTCGCGAAGATTCCGGTCGGCCGTCTTGGCCAGGCCCATGAAATCGCGCGCGGCGTCGCTTTCTTCTGTAGCGATGAGGGCGGCTTCGTGACCGGCAGCACGCTGTCGATCAACGGCGGCCAGCACATGTATTGA
- a CDS encoding ribbon-helix-helix domain-containing protein, translating into MGEGGPLEASGPPLAPPVKRSVTIAGHQTAISLEPIFWDTLRRVAAEENVPINALIARIDVARLAADPAPNLASAIRCWLFDRTLRQRI; encoded by the coding sequence ATGGGGGAGGGCGGCCCTTTGGAAGCCTCAGGGCCGCCCCTCGCGCCGCCGGTGAAGCGGAGCGTCACCATCGCCGGACACCAGACGGCGATCAGCCTTGAACCGATATTCTGGGATACGCTGCGCCGTGTCGCGGCGGAGGAGAATGTGCCGATCAACGCCCTGATCGCACGCATCGACGTCGCGCGTCTGGCTGCCGACCCGGCGCCCAATCTGGCTAGCGCCATTCGATGCTGGCTGTTTGACCGTACGCTCCGGCAACGAATATAA